TCATCATTACTACTGCCGCTGCGGCGTCGTTAATTCCCGCCGCATTGCCTGCAGTAACGCTTCCGTCCGCCTTAAACGCCGGGCGCAGCTTTGAAAGGCTTTCTTTTGTGGTTCCCGGGCGGATGTGCTCGTCCTGGTCAAAAATCACTGTTTCTTTTTTATTCAGCTTTATTTCTAAGGGCACAATTTCATCCTTAAATTTTTCCTCTTTCTGCGCCTTTTCCGCCCTCTGCTGGCTGATTGCCGCCCATCTGTCCTGCTCGTCCCTGGAAATGTTGTATTTTTCCGCTACATTTTCAGCTGTAATTCCCATGTGGTTTCTTGTAAACGGGTCTGACAAGGCTGTGATTAATCCGTCCTCCAGCTCTCCGTGGCCCATTCTGTACCCGGATCTGGCTTTTCTCAAATAATAGGGAATGTTGGTCATACTTTCGCAGCCGCCGGCCACAGCAATTTCGCACATCCCGTCTCTGATTTCCTGAGCCGCCGTTACAATGGCCTGAAGGCCGGAAGAGCAAAGTCTGTTGACTGTTAAAGCCGTAGCCTCATAAGGAATCCTCGCCTTAACAGAAGCCAATCTGGCTGCAAAAGCGTTTTCCGCAGCCTGCCCTACGCAGCCGTAAACTACTTCATCTATGGCCTTAGGACTTAACCCTGCTCTTTTCACTGCTTCTTTGATTGCCGCCCCGCCTAAATCTGAAGCTTCCATATTTTTTAATGACCCGCTGAATTTTCCTACTGCCGTTCTGCATCCTGATACAATTACAATACTTTCTCTCATTTTTCTCCTCCTTATAAAACCATTCCGCCGCCTACTTTAAATACTCCCTGAGTAATATAGGAAGCCTCATCGGATGCCAGAAAAGCAATCATGTTTCCAATGTCCTCCGGAGTGCCTGCCCGGCCCATGGAAATCTTTCCCACCATAATCTCCCATGCCTTAGGCGGAACTCCTCTTGTCATTTCTGTATCAATAAATCCTGGAACAATGGCATTGCAGGTAATATTCTTTTTTCCGTTTTCCTTTGCAAAAGTTTTTGTCAAAGCCACAACTCCTGCTTTGGCCGCCGCGTAATTGGCCTGTCCTATATTTCCGTTTAAATAAGAAGCAGATGAAATATTAATAATTCTTCCATATTCTCTTTCTCTCATATACCCTGCGGCTGCTCTCATACAGTGAAATACTCCTGTCAGGTTTACTGCAATTACAGAGTTCCAATCCTCCAGAGACATTTTGTGAAACATTTTGTCCCTGTTGATTCCTGCGTTATTTACTAAAATATCTAAGCTGCCTAATTCCTTTATGGCTGCGTCCACCAAATTTTGGGCGTCCTCATATTTAGAAACATCAGCTGGCACGTAAATCCCTTTTCCTCCTGCTTCCTCTATTTGAGCCAGCCCATTTTTTGCGTTTTCCTCATTTACATCTGAAATTACTATGAAGGCGCCTTTTTCCGCCAGCTTTTTTGCTATTCCAAGACCGATTCCCCGTCCTGACCCAGTTACTGCCGCTACTTTTCCCTGTAAATATTGATCCATACTTTCTCTCCTTTATGTGGATTTCATAAACATTTTGCAATATTTAAAAGTAATACTTTTTGAATCAGGCGCCTGTTTTATTTCTTTCTTTTATTCTATAAAAATAATACTATTTTACTTGTATTTCTTCAATATCTTCTAATAAATTCAATATCTTTCGTAAAATATAGTAAAAATTTACCAGGTATTTTTGTTTGTAATAGATATTTTCCGAGCAGAAACATAAGATGTTTATACAGTTTTTCCGTTCATATACATATGATGTTTACTTTTCAAAAGAAATTAAAGCACAAAAAAGAGAGCCATAAAATGAGCTCTCCGGCTTTTTTCATTTTATAACCCTCTTTTTTTTATTTTTAAATTTTCTTATTAACCTCTTAATTCAATTCCCATTTCTTTTAATCCGTGAAGAATTTTCTCCATAACAGAGCTTACTTCTTTATCCTCCAATGTATGATCCTTTGCTCTGAAGGTAATAGAATATGCTACTGACTTGTAGCCCTCCTGAATCTGAGAACCCTGGTAAATATCGAAAAGCTCATATCCTTCCAGATTCTTTCCGCCTCTCTGCACAATCATATCCTCGATTTGTCCCACCATAATAGTTGTTGGAACTACCATACTAATATCTCTTGTTACTGCAGGATATTTTGCAATTCCAGTATACTTTCTGTCAAATGTAACAAAGGAATCTACATTAGGCATATCTAATACTGCCACATATGCTTTTTCACCGATTTTATAATTATCAGCTACGTCCGGATGGATTTCTCCCATGTAACCTACTGTTACGCCGTCATATACAATTTCTGCTTTTCTGCCTGGATGCAGATATGGATGGCCGCATTCCGGGTTATAATGAGGTCTTTTGTGCATTCCCGCCTTGTCAAAGAATTCCTCCACAACCCCTTTCATTGTAAAGAAATCTCCTGCTCCGTACATTCCCAGAACAAACTGCATACGTTCCTCAGGAAGCTCTGTTAAAGGCAGAGCCTTTGGCAGATATACATTTGCCAGCTCATATAAACGCACGTCCTTGTTTCTTCTGTTGTAGTTAGTGGACAGAGAATTTAACATTCCATTTAAAGGAAGAGTTCTCATTACGCTGAAATCTTCTCCTAAAGGATTCATAATGGTTACTGTCTGGCGCAGTCTGCTGTCCTCCGGAATCAGCAGCTTGTCAAATACCTTTGGACTTTCAAAGGAATATGTCATACTTTGGCTGAAGCCGCAAAACTCGGCAATCTCTCCTGCCAGCTCTTCAATTCTCAGCTTTTCAGACAGTTTTCCTGTAGTAGCTTCACCTGAAGGCAATGTAGTAGGAATATTGTCATAGCCATAAAATCTGGCTACTTCCTCCGCCAAATCTGCCAGACGGTACAAATCCTGGCGGAATGTAGGGGCAATTACCTCTTTTGTCTCAGAATCATATTTTAAATCAATTTTTTCAAAGTATTTCAGCATATCTTCTTCTGCAATGCAAGTTCCTAAAAGCTGATTAATCTTCTCTCCATCAAAAGGTACTCTTACTTCTTTTCTCACTTCTGGATAAACGTCCACAGTTCCGCCTACTACTTCTCCTGCGCCCAGCTCTTCAATCAGCTGGCAGGCCCGGTCAATAGCCGCCTTGGCGTTGTTTGGGTCCAGGCCTTTTTCAAATTTTCCTGATGCATCTGTGCGCAGACCGATTTTTTTAGCGGACAGACGGATATTTGTTCCGTCAAAGCAAGCTGCTTCAAATACCATAGTCTTTACATCATCAGTAATTTTTGAATTTTCACCGCCCATAATACCTGCGATGCCTACTTCCTTTTCCCCGTCGTTAATCATAAGAACAGTGCTGTCCAGTTTTCTTTCCTGGCCGTCTAAGGTCTGGAATACATCTCCGTCCTTAGCGCATTTTACTACAATTTTATGGCCTCCGATTAAATCATAATCGTAAGCGTGCATAGGCTG
The window above is part of the Lachnoclostridium edouardi genome. Proteins encoded here:
- the pheT gene encoding phenylalanine--tRNA ligase subunit beta; amino-acid sequence: MNTALSWIKAYVPDLDVTAQEYTDAMTLTGTKVEGYERLDKNLEKIVVGQILKIERHPDADKLIICQVDVGNETIQIVTGAPNVKEGDKVPVVLDGGKVAGGHDGGPLPEDGIKIKKGKLRGIESCGMMCSIEELGSDRNMYPDAPESGIYILPEDTLVGADAVEVLGLRDVVFEYEITSNRVDCYSVLGVAREAAATFRKEFCPPVVKETGNSQDIHDYLTVEVEDSKLCPRYCARMVKNIHIAPSPQWMQRRLAASGIRPINNIVDITNYVMEEYGQPMHAYDYDLIGGHKIVVKCAKDGDVFQTLDGQERKLDSTVLMINDGEKEVGIAGIMGGENSKITDDVKTMVFEAACFDGTNIRLSAKKIGLRTDASGKFEKGLDPNNAKAAIDRACQLIEELGAGEVVGGTVDVYPEVRKEVRVPFDGEKINQLLGTCIAEEDMLKYFEKIDLKYDSETKEVIAPTFRQDLYRLADLAEEVARFYGYDNIPTTLPSGEATTGKLSEKLRIEELAGEIAEFCGFSQSMTYSFESPKVFDKLLIPEDSRLRQTVTIMNPLGEDFSVMRTLPLNGMLNSLSTNYNRRNKDVRLYELANVYLPKALPLTELPEERMQFVLGMYGAGDFFTMKGVVEEFFDKAGMHKRPHYNPECGHPYLHPGRKAEIVYDGVTVGYMGEIHPDVADNYKIGEKAYVAVLDMPNVDSFVTFDRKYTGIAKYPAVTRDISMVVPTTIMVGQIEDMIVQRGGKNLEGYELFDIYQGSQIQEGYKSVAYSITFRAKDHTLEDKEVSSVMEKILHGLKEMGIELRG
- the fabG gene encoding 3-oxoacyl-ACP reductase FabG — its product is MDQYLQGKVAAVTGSGRGIGLGIAKKLAEKGAFIVISDVNEENAKNGLAQIEEAGGKGIYVPADVSKYEDAQNLVDAAIKELGSLDILVNNAGINRDKMFHKMSLEDWNSVIAVNLTGVFHCMRAAAGYMREREYGRIINISSASYLNGNIGQANYAAAKAGVVALTKTFAKENGKKNITCNAIVPGFIDTEMTRGVPPKAWEIMVGKISMGRAGTPEDIGNMIAFLASDEASYITQGVFKVGGGMVL